A segment of the Candidatus Dechloromonas phosphoritropha genome:
TCGCTTCGAGGCAGGCCACCGCTTTGGGGGCGCTCTTGGCGAAGCGCTCGGCGAATTCTGCCAGGCGGCGTCATCCTCGACTAAATCGGGCGCCTGCAGCACGAGCTTGACGGGCGCTTCGCCACCTCGGCGCGGGTGGCGGGTGTTGCATTGGCCCAGAATGTTGCGCATCAGATGCACCTGACAGTGCTGCTGCCAGCTGGCCCTGAAAGTGCCGCGCTGCTGCTTCACGCAGGCCGCCGTGGTCGTCCGAGATGATGAACTGCGTGCCCTTTGAGGCCGCGCCCTCTGAGCCAGCGGAAGCGGTCTCGTCCCAGGTGGCGAAGCTCTAGGCGTCGCCGGATCCGCACGCCCGTGAATGTCCGGAAGCCATCGGCGCGGATGCCGTGCCTGAGACGGTCAGCACGGCACGCGAAACCACACGATCTTCTTGCCGACTCTTGATGAA
Coding sequences within it:
- a CDS encoding transposase, which gives rise to MKQQRGTFRASWQQHCQVHLMRNILGQCNTRHPRRGGEAPVKLVLQAPDLVEDDAAWQNSPSASPRAPPKRWPASKRSSEDAMAVMVLPEKYRKRLRTTNMQER